The Miscanthus floridulus cultivar M001 chromosome 7, ASM1932011v1, whole genome shotgun sequence genome includes a region encoding these proteins:
- the LOC136465031 gene encoding 3-ketoacyl-CoA synthase 20-like, whose product MAVAFFVLSLTLVVIPLIAEAEESEDAKKAAEDFCATHCADKKEPAINSNCKESCALSQLVDLVFFESVTRTPGCYAVVVSTKNITLNWYFGNDRSMLLSNCIFHMGGAATLLSNRRADAGRPKYRPLHTVRTHKGTADECYGCVYQHEDGTGRVGVSLARELMAVAEDALKTNITTLGPLVLPLSEQLKFLRSLMLHRVLCSRSVRTYISDLPMTRNSRLPSS is encoded by the exons ATGGCGGTCGCGTTCTTCGTATTATCCCTCACACTAGTGGTCATACCGCTCATAGCAGAGGCAGAAGAGAGCGAAGATGCAAAGAAGGCAGCAGAAGACTTCTGCGCCACTCATTGTGCAGACAAGAAGGAGCCGGCTATCAACAGCAACTGCAAGGAGTCATGCGCCCTCTCCCAGCTCGTCGACTTGGTGTTCTTCGAGAGTGTCAC gcGAACCCCGGGGTGCTACGCCGTCGTGGTGAGCACCAAGAACATCACGCTCAACTGGTACTTCGGCAACGACCGCTCCATGCTGCTATCCAACTGCATCTTCCACATGGGTGGCGCCGCCACGCTACTGTCCAACCGCCGCGCCGACGCCGGGCGCCCCAAGTACCGGCCGCTGCACACGGTGCGCACCCACAAAGGCACCGCGGACGAGTGCTACGGCTGCGTGTACCAGCACGAGGACGGCACAGGCCGCGTCGGCGTGTCGCTGGCGCGCGAGCTCATGGCCGTCGCCGAGGACGCGCTCAAGACGAACATCACCACCCTGGGCCCGCTGGTGCTCCCGCTGTCGGAGCAGCTCAAGTTCCTCAGGTCCCTCATGCTCCATCGCGTCCTCTGCTCCCGCAGCGTCCGTACGTACATCTCGGACTTGCCGATGACCAGGAACAGTAGGCTCCCCAGCAGCTGA
- the LOC136465032 gene encoding 3-ketoacyl-CoA synthase 20-like, whose protein sequence is MHDHRQLQPPAVPYVCTHQLISGLRCCRRTPGCYAIVVSTENITLNWYFGNNRSMLLSNCIFRMGGAAALLSNRRADTGRPKYRLLHTVRTHKGAADECYGCVYQHEDGTGCVGVSQTCELMAVAGDALKMNITTLGPLVLPLSEQLKFLRSLVLRRVLRSRSVRTYIPDLPTTRNSRLPSS, encoded by the coding sequence ATGCATGATCATCGTCAACTGCAGCCACCAGCAGTTCCGTACGTGTGTACCCATCAACTAATTAgcggattgagatgctgcaggcGAACCCCGGGGTGCTACGCCATCGTGGTGAGCACCGAGAACATCACGCTCAACTGGTACTTTGGCAACAACCGCTCCATGCTGCTGTCCAACTGCATCTTCCGCATGGGTGGCGCCGCCGCGCTACTGTCCAACCGCCGCGCCGACACCGGGCGCCCCAAGTACCGGCTGCTGCACACGGTGCGCACCCACAAAGGTGCCGCGGACGAGTGCTACGGCTGCGTGTACCAGCACGAGGACGGCACAGGCTGCGTCGGCGTGTCGCAGACGTGTGAGCTCATGGCCGTCGCCGGGGACGCGCTCAAGATGAACATCACCACCCTGGGCCCGCTGGTGCTCCCGCTATCGGAGCAGCTCAAGTTCCTTAGGTCCCTCGTGCTCCGTCGCGTCCTCCGCTCCCGCAGCGTCCGTACGTACATCCCGGACTTGCCGACGACCAGGAACAGCAGGCTCCCCAGCAGCTGA